The Fragaria vesca subsp. vesca linkage group LG2, FraVesHawaii_1.0, whole genome shotgun sequence genome includes a window with the following:
- the LOC101310767 gene encoding acyl-[acyl-carrier-protein] desaturase 6, chloroplastic-like, with translation MQASLYLDTKALAWHSRGHTSTHHSFQPTPTLRFRPMPPVSAVATSPPPLTRQKTHSLPPEKVELFKSLEGWASQTILPFLKPVEECWQPSTFLPDQSLPREEFMDRVRALRDRTDGLPDEYFVVLVGDMITEEALPTYQSMINGLDGVRDETGASSSPWARWTRAWTAEENRHGDLLKTYLYLSGRVDMFKIEKTVQYLIGVGMEPGTENNPYLGFVYTSFQERATFISHGNTARLAKDRGDPVLARICGTIASDERRHEFAYSKIVEKLLEVDPTGAMLAIAGMMRKKITMPAHLMYDGEDPKLFEHFAAVAQRLRVYTAHDYADILEFLIGRWRLEKLEGLTGEGKRAQDFVCSLAPRIRRLEERADERARKMEPQGVKFSWIYNKEVSL, from the exons ATGCAAGCCTCCCTCTACCTGGACACCAAAGCCCTCGCATGGCATTCACGTGGCCACACCTCAACCCACCACTCATTCCAGCCAACACCCACCCTCAGATTCCGTCCAATGCCGCCAGTCTCCGCCGTGGCCACGTCGCCTCCACCTCTAACTCGGCAGAAGACTCACTCTTTGCCACCCGAGAAGGTTGAGCTCTTCAAGTCACTAGAGGGCTGGGCCTCCCAGACGATCCTCCCGTTTCTGAAGCCGGTCGAGGAATGCTGGCAGCCTAGTACGTTCTTGCCGGACCAGTCGCTTCCGAGAGAGGAGTTCATGGACCGGGTTCGGGCGCTTAGGGACCGGACGGATGGCTTGCCCGACGAGTACTTTGTGGTGCTCGTCGGGGATATGATCACCGAGGAGGCGTTGCCTACGTACCAGAGTATGATCAATGGGCTCGATGGGGTGAGAGACGAGACCGGAGCTAGCTCGAGCCCGTGGGCGCGGTGGACTCGGGCTTGGACGGCTGAGGAAAACCGCCATGGTGATCTGCTCAAAACCTATCTCTACTTGTCTGGTCGGGTTGATATGTTCAAGATCGAGAAGACTGTTCAGTACCTTATTGGAGTTGGCATG GAGCCAGGAACGGAGAATAACCCGTACTTGGGGTTCGTGTACACATCATTTCAAGAGCGAGCCACGTTCATATCGCACGGCAACACGGCTCGGCTGGCCAAAGACCGTGGCGATCCGGTGCTTGCGCGCATATGCGGCACCATTGCATCAGACGAGAGGCGCCACGAGTTTGCCTATTCCAAGATAGTGGAAAAGCTGCTTGAAGTGGATCCAACCGGAGCAATGCTCGCCATTGCGGGCATGATGAGGAAGAAGATCACAATGCCGGCCCATCTTATGTACGACGGGGAGGACCCCAAGCTGTTTGAGCACTTTGCGGCAGTGGCTCAACGGCTTCGGGTGTACACGGCACATGATTATGCAGACATTTTGGAGTTTTTGATCGGAAGGTGGAGGTTGGAGAAGTTGGAGGGATTGACGGGGGAGGGTAAGCGTGCACAGGACTTTGTGTGTAGCTTGGCGCCGAGGATAAGGAGGCTGGAAGAGAGGGCCGATGAGCGAGCTAGGAAGATGGAGCCACAAGGCGTCAAGTTTAGCTGGATTTATAATAAAGAAGTGTCGCTGTAA
- the LOC101310481 gene encoding uncharacterized protein LOC101310481 yields the protein MEMVRNVSWVSFAQFRSFYKRVLKFGNEMMKGYWKVWIFQTFHGLVAIGSLVSFILALAFAYMYMFPTITPVVQSYGISDSGSLSSGGSVDECNVYEGSWIADESYPLYNASLCPFAERGFDCLANGREDMGYAKWRWKPKNCDIPRFDARRVLEGLRGKRVVFVGDSLSRTQWESLICLLMTGVEDKESVYEVNGNKITKQIRFLSVRFMTFDLRLDFYRSVFLVQPASKPVRAPKRVKSTLRIDKMDDISKEWIDSDILIFNSGHWWTPSKLFELGCYFQMGKSLKLGMPITTAFKQAMNTWASWVETTINTNRTSVFFRTFESSHWSGRHRYSCKVGQRPWLRSWGMDQSPVSDTIIKVVNKMAVPVTIMHVTPMGSFRSDGHVGLWSDNPSVPDCSHWCLPGVPDMWNEILLSYLLP from the exons ATGGAGATGGTGAGGAATGTTAGTTGGGTCTCATTTGCCCAGTTCAGGTCTTTCTACAAACGGGTTTTGAAATTTGGCAATGAGATGATGAAGGGTTATTGGAAAGTTTGGATCTTTCAAACTTTCCATGGACTAGTTGCAATTGGTTCATTGGTGTCCTTTATTTTAGCCTTGGCATTTGCATATATGTATATGTTTCCCACTATTACCCCAGTAGTTCAAAGTTACGGAATTTCGGATTCGGGTAGTTTAAGTTCAGGTGGTTCAGTAGACGAGTGCAATGTTTATGAAGGAAGCTGGATTGCAGATGAAAGTTACCCTTTGTACAATGCATCACTGTGTCCATTTGCCGAACGTGGATTTGATTGCTTGGCTAATGGAAGGGAAGATATGGGTTATGCCAAGTGGAGGTGGAAGCCTAAAAATTGTGATATTCCAAGATTTGATGCGCGTAGGGTTCTTGAAGGGCTTCGTGGAAAACGAGTTGTTTTTGTGGGTGACTCACTGAGTAGAACACAGTGGGAGTCTTTGATATGTTTACTCATGACAGGGGTGGAGGATAAGGAGAGTGTTTATGAAGTGAATGGGAATAAAATCACCAAGCAGATTAGATTTTTATCGGTACGGTTTATGACATTTGATCTCAGATTGGACTTTTATCGGTCAGTTTTCCTAGTGCAGCCTGCTTCAAAGCCAGTGAGAGCACCAAAGAGGGTTAAATCAACACTCAGAATCGACAAGATGGATGACATTAGCAAAGAATGGATTGATTCCGATATCTTGATCTTCAATTCAGGGCACTGGTGGACACCAAGTAAACTTTTTGAACT GGGCTGCTATTTCCAGATGGGTAAATCATTGAAGCTTGGAATGCCGATCACCACTGCCTTCAAACAAGCTATGAATACTTGGGCATCTTGGGTTGAGACCACAATCAACACAAACAGAACAAGTGTCTTCTTCAGGACTTTTGAGTCATCACATTGGAG TGGCCGACACCGTTATTCTTGCAAAGTGGGTCAACGCCCTTGGTTAAGGTCTTGGGGGATGGACCAAAGCCCAGTTTCAGACACCATTATAAAGGTTGTGAACAAAATGGCAGTTCCTGTAACGATTATGCATGTTACACCTATGGGATCATTCCGAAGTGATGGTCATGTGGGTCTTTGGAGTGATAATCCATCTGTGCCTGATTGTAGCCATTGGTGCCTACCTGGTGTACCTGATATGTGGAATGAAATTCTCTTGTCATATCTGCTACCATGA
- the LOC101295780 gene encoding uncharacterized protein LOC101295780, whose protein sequence is MAVPNYYFPYVPPPPPAVKPPSHPAPPPPTAKPPTHPAPPPPAAKPPSHSTPPPPSAKPPSHSTPPPPPHKPFSPPPPHVHPPPALPPHAGPPPPPLPPSPSPNHPTVIVIVFISFGSVFFLAFLAIALCCFLKKKKKKTIQETEVIHFDEHRKIKEAIVEGPHGPQAVVLSVEDDVHIDEAIRKDETSEKRWPYSSSSNVQETDIIHVDGHEKVKEDIVEGPHGSKAVLLTIDDDIHVDEEIRKNERSGKDGHHHLHQAGQ, encoded by the coding sequence ATGGCCGTTCCAAATTACTACTTCCCATATGTCCCTCCACCACCTCCAGCTGTAAAGCCGCCAAGTCACCCAGCGCCGCCACCACCGACAGCAAAGCCGCCAACTCACCCAGCGCCACCACCACCAGCAGCTAAGCCGCCTAGTCACTCAACCCCACCACCTCCGTCAGCAAAGCCACCAAGTCACTCAACCCCACCACCCCCACCACATAAGCCATTTAGCCCACCGCCTCCTCATGTACACCCTCCGCCAGCACTGCCACCCCATGCAGGCCCACCACCACCGCCATTGCCACCTTCTCCATCCCCGAATCACCCGACTGTCATAGTCATTGTATTCATCTCATTTGGTTCTGTTTTCTTCCTTGCATTTCTTGCAATTGCTCTGTGTTGTTTCCTCAAGAAAAAGAAGAAGAAGACTATCCAAGAAACCGAAGTCATTCATTTCGACGAACACAGGAAGATCAAGGAGGCCATAGTGGAAGGTCCCCATGGACCACAAGCTGTGGTACTATCAGTTGAGGATGATGTTCATATAGATGAGGCGATCAGGAAAGATGAGACATCTGAAAAGAGATGGCCATATTCTTCGAGTTCAAATGTCCAAGAAACTGATATTATTCATGTCGATGGACATGAGAAGGTGAAAGAAGACATTGTAGAAGGTCCTCATGGATCAAAAGCTGTGCTGTTGACAATTGATGATGATATCCATGTCGATGAGGAGATCAGGAAGAACGAAAGATCTGGTAAAGATGGTCATCACCATTTGCACCAGGCTGGTCAATAA
- the LOC101295489 gene encoding pentatricopeptide repeat-containing protein At3g09040, mitochondrial-like → MRLRLPYKTLHSFSQHRSLSSELILPYGTPEPLHTHLFQICREQCRLIKTHKVFGEMSERELAQASRTCKAIHAQGLKFEFGSKGLLGNGIVGFYAKCGNLGYAEKAFNCLENKDVFAWNSVLSMYSNKGLLDQVLNSFQSMWNCKVLPNEFTFAMVLSACTRLVNIEYGRQVHCSVIKLGLELISFCQGALIDMYAKCNCISDAQQIFESAIELDTVSWTTMISGYVQVGLLEEALKVFKEMQRVGGFVDQVAYVTVINACVGLGRLDDACDLFSQMPNPNDVAWNVMISGHAKRGFEVEAVNFFLQMRKGGVKPTRSTLGSLLSAISSLAALDYGLIVHAIAIKQGLESNVYVGSSLINMYAKCEKIDDATRIFHYLSEKNVVLWNTMLGGYAQNGYAHEVISLFTNMKACGLHPDQFTYTSILSACSCLQNLEMGRQLHSVIIKNQFASNLFVGNALIDMYAKSGNLKEARYQFELIRNRDKVSWNAIIVGYVQEEDEDEAFCMFRRMILHVIVPDEVSLASILSACANVQALKMGWQVHCLSIKIGLETSLYSGSSLIDMYSKCGLIWDSRRVLDLLPHCSVVSMNALISGFVHRNFEEAINIFCEMQDIGLNPSEVTFSSLLDACSGPSMLPLGRQIHNIVLKKGLLFDGDFLGVSLLGMYMNCQSKIDATNLFLEFHKPKNKVLWTAMISGFSQNDCIEEALQFYQDMRSDNALPDQATFASVLRACAVISSLQNGRQIHSLIFHTGFNLDELTCSALVDMYAKCGDVGSSMQVFQEMGTKNGVISWNSMIVGFAKNGYAEDALKIFDEMKQSHVEPDDVTFLGVLTACSHAGKVAEGREIFDSMVNDYFIQPRVDHICCMVDLLGRWGLLKEAEEFIDRLDIIPNSMIWATLLGACKLHGDDIRGRRAAEKLKELEPQSSSPYMLLSSMCAESGNWNEANSLRREMKEKGVIKLPGFSWIFVGQRTNYFSAGDKSHPSAAEIHVALKYLTAIMKGEGYVFDETESLLHEEE, encoded by the coding sequence ATGCGCCTCAGGCTTCCCTATAAGACTTTACACTCCTTCAGCCAACACCGCAGCCTCTCATCCGAATTGATTCTTCCCTATGGAACCCCCGAGCCGCTTCACACCCATCTCTTCCAAATTTGTCGAGAACAATGCAGGCTTATCAAGACCCACAAAGTGTTCGGTGAAATGTCTGAAAGGGAGCTGGCTCAAGCTTCAAGAACCTGCAAGGCTATCCATGCCCAGGGTTTGAAATTTGAATTTGGGTCGAAAGGGTTGCTAGGAAATGGCATTGTGGGTTTTTATGCCAAGTGTGGTAACCTGGGCTATGCCGAGAAGGCATTTAATTGCCTTGAAAATAAGGATGTCTTTGCTTGGAACTCTGTCTTATCGATGTATTCAAACAAAGGATTGCTTGATCAGGTTCTGAACTCATTTCAGTCAATGTGGAATTGCAAGGTTTTGCCGAATGAGTTCACATTTGCAATGGTCTTGTCTGCTTGTACAAGATTGGTGAATATAGAGTATGGTAGACAAGTTCATTGCAGTGTTATAAAGTTGGGGCTTGAGTTGATATCATTTTGTCAAGGTGCACTCATTGATATGTATGCCAAGTGCAATTGCATAAGTGATGCTCAGCAGATATTTGAAAGTGCAATTGAGTTGGATACTGTCTCTTGGACAACAATGATTTCAGGGTATGTTCAAGTTGGGCTGCTTGAGGAAGCACTTAAAGTGTTTAAGGAGATGCAGAGAGTTGGCGGTTTTGTGGACCAGGTGGCCTATGTGACTGTCATAAATGCGTGTGTTGGTCTAGGAAGGCTAGATGATGCATGTGACTTGTTCTCGCAGATGCCTAATCCAAATGATGTGGCATGGAATGTGATGATTTCTGGACATGCAAAGAGAGGTTTTGAGGTAGAGGCTGTTAACTTTTTCCTGCAAATGAGGAAAGGTGGTGTAAAACCGACAAGATCTACACTGGGAAGTCTTTTAAGTGCAATCTCTAGTTTAGCAGCTCTAGACTATGGGCTGATAGTTCATGCAATTGCAATAAAGCAGGGGTTAGAATCTAATGTTTATGTAGGAAGTTCTTTAATCAATATGTATGCCAAGTGTGAAAAAATTGATGATGCTACAAGAATATTTCATTATCTATCGGAGAAAAATGTTGTCTTGTGGAACACAATGCTTGGGGGTTATGCGCAGAATGGTTATGCCCATGAAGTCATAAGTTTATTTACTAATATGAAGGCATGTGGTCTTCACCCTGATCAGTTTACCTACACCAGCATTCTTAGTGCCTGTTCTTGCTTGCAAAATCTTGAAATGGGTCGCCAATTGCATTCAGTCATCATCAAGAACCAATTTGCATCAAATTTATTTGTCGGAAATGCATTGATTGATATGTATGCTAAATCAGGCAATCTGAAGGAAGCAAGGTACCAATTCGAGCTCATAAGAAATCGAGACAAGGTATCTTGGAATGCAATTATTGTTGGGTATGTGCAGGAAGAGGATGAGGATGAGGCTTTTTGTATGTTCAGAAGAATGATATTGCATGTGATTGTGCCTGATGAAGTATCCTTGGCCAGTATACTAAGTGCTTGTGCAAATGTTCAAGCACTGAAGATGGGATGGCAAGTCCACTGTCTATCGATTAAAATTGGTCTAGAAACAAGCCTTTACTCTGGGAGCTCCCTTATTGATATGTATTCCAAATGTGGGCTCATTTGGGATTCACGAAGAGTTCTTGATCTCTTGCCCCATTGCAGTGTGGTCTCGATGAATGCTCTGATTTCTGGCTTTGTTCATAGAAACTTTGAGGAAGCAATAAACATATTTTGTGAAATGCAGGATATTGGATTAAATCCATCTGAAGTTACTTTTTCAAGTCTTTTAGATGCATGCAGTGGACCTAGTATGTTACCACTGGGAAGACAAATCCACAACATAGTACTGAAGAAAGGCCTTTTGTTTGATGGTGACTTCTTAGGGGTCTCTCTTTTGGGGATGTATATGAACTGCCAAAGCAAAATAGATGCCACCAATCTTTTCTTAGAATTCCATAAGCCAAAAAACAAAGTATTATGGACTGCTATGATTTCGGGATTCAGTCAAAATGATTGTATAGAGGAGGCATTGCAGTTCTATCAAGATATGCGTAGTGATAATGCGCTCCCAGACCAAGCAACTTTCGCAAGTGTTCTTCGAGCATGTGCTGTTATATCTTCTTTACAAAATGGTAGACAGATACATTCCCTCATTTTTCATACTGGTTTTAATTTGGATGAGTTAACATGTAGCGCCCTGGTAGACATGTATGCCAAATGTGGGGATGTGGGAAGCTCCATGCAAGTTTTCCAAGAAATGGGTACTAAGAATGGTGTTATCTCTTGGAACTCAATGATCGTTGGTTTTGCTAAAAATGGGTATGCAGAAGATGCATTGAAGATCTTTGATGAGATGAAGCAATCTCATGTTGAGCCTGACGACGTCACATTTCTTGGTGTTCTCACTGCATGTAGTCATGCAGGGAAGGTAGCCGAAGGTCGTGAGATATTTGATTCTATGGTCAACGATTATTTTATTCAACCCAGGGTTGATCATATTTGCTGCATGGTTGATCTTCTGGGCAGATGGGGTTTGCTTAAAGAAGCAGAAGAGTTTATTGATAGGTTAGATATTATACCAAACTCTATGATTTGGGCCACATTGCTTGGTGCTTGCAAATTACATGGAGACGACATAAGGGGTCGGCGTGCGGCAGAGAAACTCAAGGAGTTAGAACCACAAAGTTCGTCACCATATATGCTACTTTCTAGCATGTGTGCTGAATCTGGAAACTGGAATGAGGCCAACTCTTTGAGGAGGGAAATGAAGGAAAAAGGGGTTATTAAGTTGCCTGGATTTAGTTGGATTTTTGTGGGACAGAGGACAAATTACTTTTCTGCTGGGGACAAGTCTCATCCAAGTGCTGCTGAAATTCATGTAGCTTTAAAGTACTTGACAGCAATAATGAAAGGAGAGGGCTATGTTTTTGATGAAACAGAATCTTTGTTGCATGAAGAAGAGTGA